Proteins from one Candidatus Omnitrophota bacterium genomic window:
- the lpdA gene encoding dihydrolipoyl dehydrogenase produces the protein MIKYDLAIIGSGPGGYIAALYASRRKLKTCLIEKDLVGGVCLNRGCVPTKSFISSASYLSCIKEAAGRGIEIAGYKVDFKKMSLRKNEAILRLRAGVETLLRANKIDLIHGSACIAKPNNIKIQGGEELFAKNIIIASGSSPAELPDIKTDEADILTSDGILSLSSIPARLAVVGGGVIGCEFASLFNTLGSKVTVIEFTERLIPTQSREASRKLEISFKRRGIDVLTSAAAESIAKDGSLKISVSGARMIEADKALVSVGRKPVTDGLGDLNGLGIKTEKGYIVVDEHLRTGMKNIYAIGDCTRGPLLAHRASYDAIIAVDNILGCARKKDYSNVPNCIWTEPQIASVGMCEEEAKAKCPAARVAKFPYLGSGKAYLMGKTDGYAKVIGDDKGNIMGVEIFGEGACDLIAEAALAKTAGVDIEEWGRVVHCHPTLSEIWQETAHVFCGTPIHGV, from the coding sequence ATGATCAAATATGACCTCGCCATAATAGGTTCAGGCCCGGGTGGTTACATAGCCGCCCTATATGCTTCCCGCCGTAAACTAAAGACTTGCCTTATAGAGAAGGATCTCGTTGGCGGTGTATGTCTCAACCGTGGGTGTGTACCGACAAAATCCTTCATCAGTTCGGCATCGTATCTGTCCTGTATAAAAGAGGCCGCCGGGCGCGGCATCGAGATCGCCGGTTACAAAGTCGATTTTAAAAAAATGTCCTTAAGAAAAAATGAGGCCATTCTTCGTCTCCGTGCCGGAGTCGAGACGCTTTTGCGGGCTAATAAAATAGACCTCATCCATGGTTCCGCGTGCATAGCGAAACCCAATAATATAAAAATTCAAGGCGGCGAAGAGCTTTTCGCGAAAAATATAATAATCGCGTCCGGCTCAAGCCCGGCGGAATTACCTGATATAAAAACCGATGAGGCCGATATACTTACTAGCGACGGGATCCTTAGCTTGAGCTCGATCCCTGCGCGGCTTGCGGTGGTCGGCGGCGGGGTGATAGGTTGCGAATTCGCGAGTCTTTTTAATACGCTCGGCTCAAAGGTTACGGTTATAGAATTTACCGAAAGACTTATCCCGACTCAGTCGCGTGAAGCATCCAGGAAACTCGAAATTAGCTTCAAAAGGCGCGGGATAGATGTCCTTACTTCCGCGGCCGCGGAATCTATCGCTAAAGACGGCAGTTTGAAAATATCTGTTTCAGGCGCCAGGATGATAGAGGCTGATAAGGCGCTCGTATCGGTCGGACGTAAACCTGTGACGGACGGCCTTGGAGATTTAAATGGGCTTGGCATAAAAACTGAAAAAGGCTATATCGTTGTCGATGAGCATCTTCGCACCGGAATGAAAAATATATACGCGATAGGCGATTGTACCCGCGGGCCTCTCTTGGCGCATAGGGCATCGTATGACGCCATAATCGCGGTTGATAATATTTTAGGATGCGCGCGGAAGAAAGACTATTCGAATGTGCCGAATTGTATCTGGACGGAACCTCAGATCGCGAGCGTAGGTATGTGCGAGGAGGAGGCTAAAGCAAAATGTCCTGCCGCCAGGGTCGCGAAGTTTCCGTATCTGGGCAGTGGTAAGGCATATCTTATGGGTAAGACCGATGGGTACGCAAAAGTTATAGGTGACGATAAGGGGAATATAATGGGCGTGGAAATATTTGGAGAAGGCGCCTGCGATCTCATCGCGGAGGCGGCCCTTGCTAAGACGGCGGGCGTTGACATCGAGGAGTGGGGCCGTGTCGTTCATTGCCATCCGACACTTTCCGAGATATGGCAGGAAACCGCGCACGTATTTTGCGGCACACCTATTCATGGTGTGTGA
- the lipB gene encoding lipoyl(octanoyl) transferase LipB, which yields MIFDLGLIDYEECYKLQKDLVARRRSGQIDDSIILAEHSEVFTIGRTGNKENVLVAADELSAIGVKVIRVDRGGDVTYHGPGQLIIYPIIDLKKLGLDLHEYMRCLESIAIDFLDDYDVYGGRVAGKTGVWVKGAKIASIGIGAAGWVTFHGMSINLNCDLSRFKMINPCGMSGLEVTSLERIAGHRIDMIEAKRRMQKHFKDEITGHRVRIAQ from the coding sequence ATGATATTTGACCTCGGCCTTATAGATTATGAGGAATGTTATAAACTTCAGAAAGATCTGGTTGCCCGGCGACGTTCCGGCCAGATCGATGACAGTATCATACTCGCCGAACATAGTGAAGTTTTTACGATAGGGCGTACCGGAAATAAGGAAAATGTGCTTGTTGCGGCCGATGAGCTTTCGGCCATAGGCGTAAAAGTCATTAGGGTGGATCGGGGTGGGGATGTTACGTATCATGGCCCCGGCCAGCTCATAATATACCCTATCATCGATCTGAAGAAACTTGGTTTGGATTTGCATGAATACATGCGCTGTCTTGAGAGCATTGCGATAGATTTTTTGGATGATTACGATGTTTACGGCGGAAGAGTGGCCGGTAAAACGGGCGTGTGGGTCAAGGGCGCAAAGATAGCATCGATCGGAATCGGCGCGGCAGGATGGGTCACTTTCCACGGGATGAGTATTAATTTAAATTGCGACCTGAGCCGTTTTAAGATGATAAATCCATGCGGTATGTCAGGGCTGGAAGTTACCTCGCTTGAGCGGATCGCGGGCCATAGGATCGATATGATTGAGGCAAAGCGTCGGATGCAAAAGCATTTTAAGGATGAGATTACCGGGCATCGCGTCAGGATCGCGCAATAA
- the mdh gene encoding malate dehydrogenase, with the protein MKQSFPKVSIIGAGSVGATLAQRVLESGLADIVLLDIAKNLAIGKAFDMLDASPIVGHECSIVGTDDYNQIAGSAIVVITAGLPRKPGMSREDLIAKNSVIVRNVSENVRKYSPEAIVVIVANPLDAMTYLAYKTTGFRRERVMGMAGELDGARFAYLLADELKVSRSSISACMMGSHGDTMVPVLSETFVGGKPVSDLLSREKLDAIIARTRKRGGEIVGLLGSGSAYYSPSAGVFKMIKAILSDSGQTVVVSAFLEGEYGLKGIAIGVPCKMGKSGIKEIVELKMSKEERDAFNASAETARGSISIL; encoded by the coding sequence ATGAAACAGTCCTTTCCGAAAGTATCCATAATAGGCGCCGGCTCTGTCGGCGCTACACTCGCTCAGCGTGTCCTTGAATCCGGCCTGGCCGATATTGTTTTGCTGGACATCGCGAAGAATCTGGCGATTGGCAAGGCATTTGACATGCTCGATGCTTCGCCTATCGTAGGCCACGAGTGCTCTATCGTAGGGACAGATGATTACAATCAGATTGCGGGATCCGCTATTGTAGTTATAACGGCAGGCCTGCCTCGAAAACCGGGGATGAGCCGCGAGGACTTGATTGCTAAGAATTCCGTTATAGTCAGAAATGTTTCGGAAAACGTCAGAAAATATTCACCGGAAGCTATAGTCGTTATAGTCGCGAATCCTCTCGACGCTATGACCTACCTTGCTTACAAAACCACAGGATTCAGGCGAGAACGTGTGATGGGCATGGCGGGTGAACTCGACGGCGCGAGATTCGCGTATCTTTTGGCAGACGAGCTTAAAGTGTCGCGATCTTCGATCAGCGCCTGCATGATGGGCAGTCATGGTGACACCATGGTTCCCGTATTGTCGGAGACTTTCGTCGGAGGAAAGCCTGTCTCCGACCTATTGTCGAGAGAGAAATTGGACGCGATAATTGCGCGCACCCGGAAGCGCGGCGGTGAGATAGTCGGACTTTTAGGATCCGGTAGTGCCTACTATTCGCCCAGCGCCGGCGTTTTCAAAATGATAAAGGCGATACTATCCGATTCCGGACAGACGGTCGTCGTTTCGGCATTTCTTGAAGGTGAATACGGGCTGAAAGGTATTGCCATCGGCGTTCCATGTAAAATGGGGAAGAGCGGCATAAAAGAGATAGTCGAGTTAAAAATGTCCAAAGAAGAGCGCGATGCTTTTAACGCTTCTGCGGAGACAGCGAGGGGGTCGATAAGCATTTTATGA
- a CDS encoding lipoyl domain-containing protein, translated as MTDVNLPSIAEGVDKASVSYWHRSVGDAIKEGEDLVELVTDKASFNLPSPVSGTINEILVNEGDEVKVGQLLARIS; from the coding sequence ATGACCGATGTGAATTTGCCGTCTATAGCGGAAGGTGTGGATAAAGCGAGCGTTTCTTACTGGCACCGTTCGGTAGGCGATGCGATTAAGGAAGGGGAAGACCTGGTGGAGCTTGTTACCGATAAGGCGAGCTTCAATCTGCCGTCTCCGGTTTCCGGGACAATAAACGAGATACTTGTTAATGAAGGTGATGAAGTAAAAGTGGGCCAGCTTTTGGCGAGGATCTCATAG
- the lipA gene encoding lipoyl synthase yields MNVTTARPPWLTKKLVVNNRLADTIKILSEERIATVCESGLCPNRNECFSRSQATFLLLGRVCTRNCGFCSVEKGVPDIPRSDEPEEIADATRRLNLRFVVLTSVTRDDLTDGGAGQFADTINAIRCNTPDVKVEVLVPDFKGEKTSVKIVADAWPDVFSHNIETVENLYGTARPMAGYSRSLEILRYAKDAGLQYTKSSIMVGLGEEPDELLKTMKDLRGAGCDILTLGQYLRPRKANLPVAKYITPEEFQEYKKMAYGLGFKYVASGPFVRSSYMAEEGYLAVKGN; encoded by the coding sequence ATGAACGTAACTACGGCGCGGCCACCATGGCTTACGAAAAAGCTCGTTGTAAACAACCGATTGGCTGACACCATAAAGATATTATCCGAAGAACGGATTGCTACGGTATGCGAATCCGGATTATGTCCAAATCGCAATGAATGTTTTTCGCGTTCTCAGGCGACATTTCTTTTGCTCGGCCGTGTTTGCACGAGAAATTGCGGGTTTTGCTCGGTGGAAAAAGGCGTTCCCGATATTCCTCGATCGGATGAGCCTGAAGAAATAGCCGATGCGACCCGTAGGTTGAATCTGCGTTTCGTAGTGCTTACTTCCGTTACCAGGGATGATCTTACCGACGGCGGAGCGGGACAATTCGCGGATACCATAAATGCGATACGTTGTAACACGCCGGACGTGAAGGTTGAAGTTCTGGTGCCGGATTTTAAAGGCGAAAAAACTTCCGTAAAAATAGTGGCGGATGCCTGGCCGGACGTCTTCAGTCATAATATTGAAACGGTTGAAAATTTATACGGGACGGCCAGGCCGATGGCCGGCTACAGTCGCTCGCTGGAGATATTGCGTTACGCGAAAGACGCGGGTTTGCAGTACACGAAATCATCCATAATGGTCGGCTTAGGCGAAGAGCCGGACGAGCTTTTGAAAACGATGAAAGACCTGAGGGGCGCCGGTTGTGATATTCTTACGCTTGGGCAGTACCTAAGGCCGCGCAAGGCGAATCTACCGGTCGCGAAATACATAACACCGGAGGAGTTTCAGGAATACAAAAAGATGGCTTACGGTCTTGGATTTAAATATGTAGCGTCTGGCCCGTTTGTCAGAAGTTCGTATATGGCCGAAGAAGGGTATCTGGCTGTAAAAGGTAACTAA